The proteins below come from a single Miscanthus floridulus cultivar M001 chromosome 1, ASM1932011v1, whole genome shotgun sequence genomic window:
- the LOC136470211 gene encoding protein IQ-DOMAIN 5-like yields MGISSKWIKSLVGIRKQEKGQNAEKQEKGRNAESSETTSSANQSLHKRKHSLDPGGALAVEEITVQSGALTDDKSTQTISNSICSDSTSLDVQISQAEHHSKEDLAATVVQSAFRAFLARRALRALKGIVLLQALIRGHSVRRQTAETLQCMQALVKAQARVRARQVCVALENQVARKKIPEQDDHENHVREVEGGWCGSIGSMEEMQAKALKRREAAAKRERAMAYALTHQRQAGSKQQNSTSLQGLELGENHWGSNWLDRWMAVRPWENRLLDCNAKESLPTHEVKKDEEANSQITTKGKVSASNTPGLSKKKGVNHKKSYSDVSCTPFARPANVLPSTSLGSSKQKAKVTDEVFEEVSSQPTDIGSKAVRNSKDELVQVNAPAKKRLSLPNNVGREAGKGPTRRNSINRSGPKAQADAPNQGGEPVQLQA; encoded by the exons ATGGGTATCTCATCCAAGTGGATTAAATCCTTGGTTGGCATAAGGAAACAAGAAAAAGGGCAGAATgcagaaaagcaagaaaaaggaCGAAATGCTGAGAGCAGTGAAACT ACGAGCTCTGCTAATCAATCGCTGCACAAACGGAAACATTCTTTGGATCCTGGAGGTGCACTTGCAGTCGAAGAAATTACAGTACAAAGTGGAGCATTGACTGATGACAAAAGCACACAGACTATTTCAAATTCAATTTGTTCAGACAGTACATCACTTGATGTGCAAATTTCTCAGGCTGAACATCATAGTAAAGAAGATTTGGCCGCAACTGTTGTCCAGTCTGCGTTTCGAGCGTTCTTG GCTAGGCGTGCTTTACGAGCTTTGAAAGGAATAGTTCTACTTCAAGCCCTTATTAGGGGTCATTCTGTTAGAAGGCAAACAGCAGAGACACTTCAATGTATGCAAGCGCTGGTAAAAGCACAAGCTCGTGTCCGAGCAAGACAAGTTTGTGTTGCCTTAGAAAATCAAGTGGCAAGGAAAAAGATTCCTGAACAAGATGATCATGAGAACCATGTCCGAGAAGTTGAG GGAGGCTGGTGTGGCAGTATTGGTTCCATGGAGGAAATGCAAGCTAAAGCATTGAAAAGGCGAGAAGCTGCTGCTAAGCGTGAGAGGGCAATGGCATATGCTTTGACTCATCAG CGGCAAGCTGGTTCCAAGCAACAAAATTCTACGAGCCTGCAAGGTCTTGAACTTGGTGAGAACCACTGGGGGTCAAATTGGTTAGACAGGTGGATGGCTGTACGTCCATGGGAAAACAGGTTACTTGACTGTAATGCCAAAGAGAGTCTGCCAACGCATGAAGTtaagaaggatgaggaagcaaatTCTCAGATCACAACAAAGGGTAAAGTGTCAGCTTCCAATACTCCTGGTCTGAGCAAGAAGAAAGGTGTAAACCACAAAAAGTCATATTCAGATGTTAGTTGTACTCCATTTGCACGACCGGCAAATGTATTGCCATCCACATCTTTAGGATCATCCAAACAGAAGGCAAAGGTTACGGATGAAGTTTTCGAGGAAGTCAGCTCCCAGCCGACAGATATAGGTTCTAAGGCTGTGCGCAATTCAAAAGATGAGCTTGTGCAAGTGAATGCACCAGCCAAGAAACGGTTATCCCTCCCAAATAATG TTGGCAGGGAAGCAGGGAAGGGACCAACCCGCAGGAATTCGATTAACAGGTCTGGTCCAAAAGCACAGGCAGATGCTCCTAACCAGGGCGGGGAGCCTGTTCAGTTACAGGCCTGA
- the LOC136469327 gene encoding umecyanin-like — protein sequence MGTLGAAAMAALMIAVVLLTVHAAPPTVATDHVVGGSMWSIPLRDDLYLSWSYNTTFYAGDNLVFRFPIGFYDVVQVSRREYEDCTADDPYNINNFRVPPAVVPLDYKGMRYYVCSVGNYCKLGMKFHVTIQPR from the exons ATGGGGACGCTCGgcgcggcggccatggccgcgCTCATGATCGCCGTCGTCCTTCTCACCGTCCACGCGGCGCCGCCCACGGTGGCGACAGACCACGTCGTCGGGGGCTCGATGTGGTCCATCCCGCTGCGCGACGACCTGTACCTCTCCTGGTCCTACAACACGACGTTCTACGCCGGCGACAACCTGG TTTTCAGGTTCCCGATTGGGTTCTACGACGTGGTCCAGGTGTCGAGGAGGGAGTACGAGGACTGCACTGCCGACGACCCCTACAACATCAACAACTTCCGCGTCCCACCGGCCGTCGTCCCGCTCGACTACAAAGGCATGCGCTACTACGTATGCAGCGTCGGCAACTACTGCAAACTTGGCATGAAGTTCCATGTCACGATCCAACCACGCTAG
- the LOC136470864 gene encoding E3 ubiquitin-protein ligase EL5-like — protein MSLDAASAIAVAAAVVLAALIVAIVVAASAGACGGGPPGRRPGGGGGGAAVHDVERALGDATLVTYEQARRAAGKSGGSASAADEEEAPRCALCLSEFASSNSKAGGELVRVVSACGHFFHAECGVDGWLRARGTCPLCRAEVWTTLPQPPRLECPPLPVRSGGATVGSR, from the coding sequence ATGAGCCTCGACGCCGCCTCCGCGATCGCGGTCGCCGCGGCGGTGGTCCTCGCGGCGCTCATCGTGGCCATCGTCGTCGCCGCGTCCGCGGGCGCCTGCGGCGGAGGGCCACCGGGCCGTCGtccaggcggcggcggaggcggcgccgcGGTGCACGACGTCGAGCGCGCTCTCGGGGACGCCACGCTCGTGACGTACGAGCAGGCGCGGCGGGCGGCCGGGAAGAGCGGCGGGAGCGCGTCCGcggcggacgaggaggaggccccGCGGTGCGCGCTCTGCCTGTCGGAGTTCGCCAGCAGCAACAGCAAGGCGGGGGGCGAGCTCGTGCGGGTGGTCTCGGCGTGCGGCCACTTCTTCCACGCGGAGTGCGGCGTCGACGGCTGGCTCAGGGCGCGCGGGACGTGCCCGCTCTGCCGAGCTGAGGTGTGGACGACACTGCCGCAGCCGCCGCGCCTGGAGTGCCCGCCGTTGCCGGTGCGATCCGGCGGCGCCACAGTGGGCTCGCGTTAG
- the LOC136468423 gene encoding dnaJ protein homolog, translated as MFGRAPKKSDNTKYYEILGVPKSASQDDLKKAYRKAAIKNHPDKGGDPEKFKELAQAYEVLSDPEKREIYDQYGEDALKEGMGGGGAHVDPFDIFSSFFGPSFGGGGGSSRGRRQRRGEDVVHPLKVSLEDLYNGTSKKLSLLRNVICSKCKGKGSKSGASMRCPGCQGSGMKVTIRQLGPSMIQQMQQPCNECKGTGESINEKDRCPGCKGEKVVQEKKVLEVHVEKGMQHNQKITFPGEADEAPDTVTGDIVFVLQQKDHSKFKRKGEDLFYEHTLSLTEALCGFQFVLTHLDSRQLLIKSNPGEVVKPDQFKAINDEGMPVYQRPFMKGKLYIHFTVEFPDSLAPEQCKALEAVLPPRSSSKLTDMEIDECEETTMHDVNNIEEEMRRKQAHAAQEAYEEDDEMPGGSQRVQCAQQ; from the exons ATGTTCGGGCGCGCGCCGAAGAAGAGCGACAACACCAAGTACTACGAGATCCTCGGGGTGCCCAAGTCGGCGTCCCAGGACGACCTCAAGAAGGCCTACCGCAAGGCCGCTATCAAGAACCACCCCGACAAGGGCGGTGACCCCGAGAAG TTCAAGGAGCTCGCACAAGCCTATGAGGTTCTGAGCGACCCAGAGAAGCGTGAGATTTATGATCAGTATGGTGAAGATGCTCTTAAGGAAGGAATGGGCGGTGGAGGAGCCCATGTTGATCCATTTGACATCTTCTCATCATTCTTTGGACCCTCTTTTGGAG GAGGTGGTGGAAGCAGCAGGGGAAGAAGGCAAAGGAGGGGAGAAGATGTAGTTCACCCACTTAAAGTTTCTCTGGAAGATCTTTACAATGGCACCTCAAAGAAGCTCTCTCTTTTGCGCAATGTCATCTGCTCCAAGTGCAAGGG CAAGGGCTCGAAGTCTGGTGCATCAATGAGGTGCCCTGGTTGCCAGGGCTCAGGCATGAAAGTCACTATCCGCCAGCTGGGGCCTTCCATGATACAGCAGATGCAGCAGCCTTGCAACGAGTGCAAGGGGACTGGAGAGAGCATCAACGAGAAGGATCGCTGCCCAGGGTGCAAGGGTGAGAAGGTTGTTCAAGAGAAGAAGGTTCTTGAGGTTCATGTTGAGAAGGGGATGCAACACAACCAGAAGATCACCTTCCCTGGTGAAGCTGATGAAGCG CCTGATACCGTCACTGGAGACATTGTATTTGTCCTCCAGCAGAAGGATCACTCCAAGTTCAAAAGAAAGGGTGAAGATCTCTTTTATGAACACACCTTGTCTCTGACCGAAGCTCTCTGTGGGTTCCAGTTTGTTCTTACACATCTGGACAGCAGGCAGCTTCTCATCAAATCAAACCCTGGTGAAGTTGTTAAGCCTG ACCAATTCAAGGCGATAAATGACGAGGGGATGCCAGTTTACCAGAGGCCTTTCATGAAGGGGAAGCTCTACATTCATTTCACGGTGGAGTTCCCTGACTCTCTGGCACCAGAGCAGTGCAAGGCTCTCGAGGCAGTACTTCCACCAAGGTCTTCATCCAAGCTGACTGACATGGAGATAGATGAATGCGAGGAGACGACTATGCATGACGTGAACAACATCGAGGAAGAGATGCGCAGGAAGCAAGCTCACGCTGCCCAGGAGGCGTACGAGGAGGATGACGAGATGCCGGGCGGATCCCAAAGAGTACAGTGCGCGCAACAGTAA
- the LOC136517247 gene encoding secreted RxLR effector protein 161-like: MENRLKLSKNDKTPSVDKTKYRSIIGSLRYLVIVSRYMEEPKASHWAAVKQILRYLSGTVHFGCVYKRHGSTELVGFSDGDLAGDVDDRKSTSGSMFLLGTSLVTWASQKQRVVALLSCEAEYIASANAACQGIWLSRLLGELLGIQAPMVRLLVDNKSAIALSKNPVHHDRSKHIDMRYHFIRDCVDRGEVDIDHVGTTEQLADILTKALGRVRFVELRQQLGVVDVQQD; encoded by the coding sequence ATGGAGAACAGACTGAAGCTGAGTAAGAATGACAAAACACCTTCTGTTGACAAAACCAAATACAGGAGCATAATTGGGAGCCTGAGGTATTTGGTCATTGTCAGCAGATACATGGAGGAGCCAAAAGCAAGTCACTGGGCAGCGGTCAAACAAATATTGAGGTATTTATCAGGTACAGTGCACTTTGGCTGTGTTTACAAGAGGCATGGCTCAACTGAACTGGTTGGTTTTAGTGATGGTGATCTGGCTGGGGATGTAGATGACAGGAAAAGCACCAGTGGATCAATGTTCCTGTTGGGGACAAGCTTGGTGACTTGGGCATCTCAGAAGCAAAGGGTGGTAGCATTATTATCCTGTGAAGCTGAGTATATAGCTAGTGCCAATGCAGCTTGTCAAGGTATATGGCTCAGCCGGTTGCTCGGTGAACTACTAGGCATTCAGGCACCAATGGTGAGGCTCCTGGTTGACAACAAATCAGCAATTGCATTGAGCAAGAACCCTGTACACCATGACAGAAGTAAGCATATCGACATGAGGTACCATTTCATCAGAGACTGTGTCGATAGAGGTGAAGTCGACATTGATCATGTGGGGACGACTGAACAACTGGCAGACATCCTGACTAAGGCGCTCGGGCGTGTCAGGTTTGTGGAGCTTCGTCAGCAGCTAGGTGTAGTAGATGTGCAGCAGGATTAG